From Pyrenophora tritici-repentis strain M4 chromosome 1, whole genome shotgun sequence, the proteins below share one genomic window:
- a CDS encoding NPR3 domain containing protein, with amino-acid sequence MAVPLPPASNLHAILLVTKSRSLGPRLVFHYPPLSPSAAALAAAKDPAWFRHDTSTASVDSRSSDSDWDSSGDSDDDNDIEIGSRTSGGRGSGRTATGRVSDKSKLGAGVWGKQETIDEEDAEDNDDQESSARRNGGDHDWETVLGFKTDALEKMLSPSKDYNKRRFELGVESIVFVGAPMFVREDGLWKKLKRKKKKLSDKQKLEDGDLVKNLATPDGEDTKTAEEPTKPVPEPFVYPPGFEPGYGHDSASSAGSGAPSDAGSDARSNSTSQDNAPDMTMFNVVFVLNPPALEYQQRVKEMYENVTRKYAKALKYEEARFQYVWKESKRIIDIKQRAKETNESMTATWRKIVSTSPLAKSIAIMFDAISHDKIAHIHFDATFNTSFQIPQADSTPYLPNALEPQMPGLWLTTSNVVLEDDEAPMTQHAALLLLEDAEVLIKDLGGDASGNGAAIAFYIRNIIPTKSLLKISKKHNISAHDMEYIASHLVYWRRARLIAPLSPRDTYIVSPNADMTVLPAAIAVYAQRFPTLPTLPKVLSMLSGTPRPYRNFIPTAEHREAYMEILAWLMRGGWVTQLRTFAWVRVTPEIKAQVAAELEREERIKKAEEARRDLLSEIDSIPEGRRPPCEERGAKQMKKWKTALSSARASPLQQ; translated from the exons ATGGCCGTTCCGCTGCCACCAGCTTCCAACCTTCACGCCATTCTTCTCGTAACCAAGTCGCGCTCGCTCGGACCGCGTCTTGTCTTTCACTATCCTCCGTTATCGCCGTCGGCTGCCGCCCTTGCCGCTGCCAAAGACCCAGCTTGGTTCCGGCACGACACCTccacggccagcgtcgaTTCGCGCAGCTCAGATAGCGACTGGGACAGCAGCGGCGACTCTGATGATGACAACGATATCGAGATTGGTAGTCGCACAAGTGGTGGGCGTGGTTCGGGGAGGACGGCGACGGGCCGAGTGAGCGACAAGTCAAAGCTTGGTGCCGGTGTATGGGGCAAGCAGGAGACAATTGATGAGGAGGACGCCGAGGACAATGACGACCAAGAGAGCAGCGCGAGGCGGAATGGCGGCGACCACGATTGGGAGACGGTATTGGGCTTCAAGACGGATGCGCTCGAGAAGATGCTGAGCCCGAGCAAGGACTATAACAAGAGGCGCTTCGAGTTGGGCGTTGAGAGCATCGTCTTTGTCGGCGCGCCCATGTTTGTCAGAGAAGACGGGTTGTGGAAGAAGCTGAAGCGGAAAAAAAAGAAGCTGTCAGACAAGCAGAAGCTCGAGGACGGCGACCTGGTCAAGAATCTCGCAACACCCGACGGGGAAGACACCAAGACGGCTGAAGAGCCCACAAAGCCCGTCCCCGAGCCCTTTGTGTATCCCCCTGGATTTGAGCCGGGCTACGGTCATGATTCTGCTTCCAGCGCAGGCTCGGGTGCACCATCGGATGCAGGGTCAGATGCACGCAGCAACTCGACATCGCAAGACAACGCCCCAGACATGACCATGTTCAATGTCGTCTTCGTGCTGAACCCGCCAGCGCTAGAATACCAGCAACGCGTAAAGGAGATGTACGAGAATGTGACGCGCAAGTATGCCAAAGCACTCAAGTACGAAGAGGCGCGCTTCCAATATGTCTGGAAAGAGTCGAAGCGTATCATCGACATCAAGCAGCGTGCCAAGGAAACAAATGAATCCATGACGGCAACATGGCGCAAGATAGTCAGCACTTCACCTCTTGCAAAGTCTATTGCCATCATGTTCGACGCCATATCGCACGACAAGATAGCACACATACATTTTGATGCCACTTTCAACACCTCGTTCCAAATCCCCCAAGCTGACTCGACGCCGTACCTGCCCAATGCGCTCGAGCCCCAGATGCCAGGCCTGTGGCTCACTACGTCCAACGTCGTTTTGGAGGATGACGAGGCACCAATGACACAGCACGCCGCCCTGTTGCTTCTTGAAGATGCCGAGGTGTTGATCAAGGACCTCGGGGGTGATGCATCTGGTAATGGGGCTGCCATCGCTTTTTACATTCGCAACATCATACCCACCAAGTCGCTCCTGAAGATATCCAAGAAACACAACATCTCCGCGCACGACATGGAGTACATAGCCAGTCACCTGGTATATTGGCGACGCGCCCGCCTTATTGCTCCCTTGTCTCCCCGAGATACTTATATCGTGAGCCCGAACGCTGACATGACGGTTCTTCCCGCTGCCATCGCTGTATACGCACAGCGCTTCCCTACCCTGCCCACGCTACCCAAAGTGCTAAGCATGCTATCAGGCACACCCCGGCCGTACAGGAACTTCATCCCGACGGCCGAGCACCGCGAGGCATACATGGAAATTCTGGCATGGCTAATGCGCGGAGGCTGGGTGACACAATTGCGCACATTCGCCTGGGTGCGCGTAACACCAGAAATCAAAGCGCAAGTCGCCGCGGAACTAGAACGCGAGGAGCGCATCAAGAAAGCCGAAGAGGCGCGCAGGGACTTACTGAGCGAGATCGATTCCATCCCAGAAG GACGTCGTCCCCCCTGCGAAGAACGCGGCGCGAAGCAGATGAAGAAATGGAAAACAGCACTATCCTCAGCCCGCGCCTCTCCGCTACAGCAATGA
- a CDS encoding tRNA ligase gives MAYRDTAPYTPQDPNEISALVRALEEHKGKKVKGNFSVKKHTFPLPNGRTVDSWKMSDWDYKKANLPTYARGLFTYKNLQGNHEIAVRGYDKFFNHGEVRKTEWKNVECDTRGPYELSVKENGCIIFISGLDDDTLLVCSKHSTGGRDGQVSHATVGEQWVERHVAAVGKTKQDLARTLRSMNATLVAELCDDEFEEHVLAYTPEQAGLYVHGINLNLPQFATYPGHLVDKFAEEWGMKKVTYVMMDDIKEVKRFLDKVAETGNYEGRDTEGFVIRCQARETEGGPYVDWFFKYKFEEPYLMYRQWRECTRALIAGKAPRYKKHEAITKEYLDFARAQFAKNPSLTKAYNENHGIIKMRDDFLAFRGTTGAEIIRQELQNGPVESKKASRNIVLVPVATIGCGKTTLALALVKLFGWGHFQNDNVNTKKNRAQFFASTVSSLLVTNPAVIADRNNHQKRERDQLITDISKDVKDARFVALHYVHDRYNYDRIRQATQKRVLDRGDNHQTIQAGSKGSGEIKQIMEGFLQRFQPVDPSGSPDELFDLVINLDPTVSSRENLETIIRTMADTYPALFEGKGMPTDSEMDAAIEWALKDYTPDFKMDLSQNRSKRDNQNNQQVAGGQTSRNQGPPAKTKKMPKMEYFSVRLDTNKINSILDSLFNEQDDNTANMYNQLKQSRRVQNEFHVTLIHRTASSRKAEYWDKLHKLYDTVQKSASDGAWEPELAKCEVQLERLVWDGRIMCFVVRLNGASTFQIESEAGTTTEQVSFATVNDVAHVTVGTAAPNIKPMESNALLQRWLSEGSGDQSGIGELSVKGNVVLEGSDGADKENDGKDDGKESGNKKKPHKRNRHKQKANAKAANA, from the exons ATGGCGTACCGTGACACGGCGCCGTATACGCCCCAGGatcccaacgagatctctGCGCTGGTGCGCGCTCTCGAAGAGCACAAGGGCAAGAAAGTCAAAGGAAACTTCTCGGTCAAGAAACACACATTCCCGCTCCCCAATGGTCGAACTGTCGATTCTTGGAAAATGAGCGACTGGGACTACAAAAAGGCAAATCTCCCTACATACGCACGCGGACTGTTCACATACAAGAATCTGCAAGGCAACCATGAGATTGCCGTCAGAGGTTATGATAAGTTCTTCAACCACGGAGAAGTTAGGAAGACGGAGTGGAAGAATGTCGAGTGTGACACGCGAGGGCCGTACGAGTTGAGTGTAAAGGAAAACGGCTGCATCATCTTCATCTCGGGTCTAGATGATGACACACTACTGGTATGCAGCAAGCACTCGACTGGTGGGCGAGATGGTCAGGTCAGTCATGCCACCGTAGGCGAACAGTGGGTTGAACGACATGTTGCGGCCGTTGGCAAGACAAAGCAGGACCTCGCGCGGACACTGCGGTCCATGAACGCAACACTTGTAGCCGAACTATGCGACGACGAATTTGAGGAGCACGTCCTCGCATACACCCCCGAGCAGGCTGGCTTGTATGTACATGGTATCAACCTCAACCTGCCTCAGTTCGCTACCTACCCGGGTCATCTAGTCGACAAGTTCGCCGAGGAGTGGGGCATGAAGAAGGTTACCTATGTTATGATGGACGACATAAAAGAGGTCAAGAGATTTCTAGACAAGGTCGCCGAGACGGGTAACTACGAAGGCCGCGACACTGAAGGTTTCGTCATCCGGTGTCAAGCACGCGAGACCGAGGGTGGGCCCTACGTGGATTGGTTCTTCAAGTACAAGTTTGAAGAGCCATATCTCATGTACCGACAGTGGCGTGAGTGCACCAGAGCCTTGATTGCGGGCAAGGCACCGCGCTACAAGAAGCATGAGGCCATTACCAAAGAGTACCTGGATTTTGCCCGCGCGCAATTTGCGAAAAATCCGAGCCTTACCAAGGCTTACAATGAAAATCATGGTATCATCAAGATGCGCGACGACTTTCTAGCTTTCCGCGGAACAACAGGCGCCGAGATCATTCGACAAGAGTTGCAAAACGGACCCGTTGAGAGCAAGAAGGCCAGTAGGAATATTGTACTGGTTCCTGTCGCAACAATCGGATGTGGAAAGACGACTTTGGCCCTCGCTCTGGTGAAGCTGTTCGGATGGGGCCACTTCCAGAACGACAATGTCAACACAAAGAAGAATCGCGCCCAATTCTTTGCTAGTACTGTGTCTTCGTTGCTAGTCACCAATCCCGCTGTCATCGCGGATCGCAACAACCATCAGAAGCGCGAGCGAGACCAGCTCATCACCGACATCTCCAAGGATGTCAAGGACGCTCGTTTCGTCGCTCTACACTATGTGCATGATCGATACAACTATGACCGCATTCGACAAGCGACACAGAAGCGCGTACTTGACCGTGGCGACAACCATCAGACTATCCAAGCAGGCTCCAAAGGTTCGGGCGAGATTAAACAAATCATGGAAGGTTTTCTGCAACGTTTCCAGCCAGTCGACCCTTCAGGTAGCCCTGACGAACTCTTCGATCTAGTTATCAACCTCGATCCGACTGTCAGCTCGCGCGAGAATCTCGAAACTATTATTCGGACGATGGCCGACACATATCCGGCTCTATTTGAAGGCAAGGGCATGCCCACTGACAGTGAAATGGATGCTGCTATTGAGTGGGCTTTGAAAGACTACACGCCAGACTTCAAAATGGATCTCTCGCAAAACAGGTCTAAGCGGGATAACCAGAACAATCAGCAAGTAGCCGGGGGTCAAACCTCGCGGAACCAAGGGCCACCCGCAAAGACTAAGAAGATGCCCAAAATGGAGTACTTCTCTGTTCGTCTCGATACCAACAAGATCAATTCAATCCTCGACTCGCTGTTCAATGAACAGGATGATAACACTGCGAACATGTACAACCAGCTAAAGCAGAGCCGCCGGGTCCAAAATGAATTTCATGTTACCCTGATACATCGAACCGCATCATCGAGGAAAGCAGAGTATTGGGACAAGCTCCACAAGCTCTATGATACAGTGCAGAAGTCGGCCTCCGACGGAGCCTGGGAGCCCGAGCTTGCAAAGTGCGAGGTACAACTCGAGCGATTGGTCTGGGACGGCCGTATCATGTGTTTCGTCGTGCGTCTGAACGGAGCCAGCACCTTCCAAATCGAGAGCGAAGCAGGCACGACTACCGAGCAGGTTTCCTTTGCGACGGTCAATGATGTCGCACACGTCACCGTCGGCACTGCTGCACCCAACATCAAACCCATGGAGAGTAACGCGTTGCTCCAGCGCTGGCTCAGTGAAGGATCCGGAGACCAGTCTGGTATCGGTGAGTTGAGCGTCAAGGGCAATGTGGTTCTCGAGGGTAGT GACGGAGCTGATAAGGAAAACGATGGCAAGGACGATGGCAAGGAAAGTGGcaacaagaagaagccgCACAAGCGAAATCGCCACAAGCAGAAGGCCAATGCGAAGGCTGCGAACGCGTAG
- a CDS encoding HmgA, Homogentisate 1,2-dioxygenase — MPEPLKDPKEYQNIFHWAETQKDGSIPSFGNRKNDPYEYQSGFGNSFESEAVPGTIPKGQNNPRSVRFGLYAEQMTGSAFVAPRHLNKKAYLYRARPAVAHQGFTDLPDNQDTESNFLPVNKRVHVSPTQLAWLPFDTPTDGDVDFISGLKSIAGSGDPTLREGLAVHTYLCNASMNRRAAVNSDGDFLIVPQLGALDILTEFGPMYVQPGEICVIQRGQRFRVKVDGPTRGYILEIWGSQFQLPELGPLGANGLANARDFLHPTAKYEIEQAPWEIVYKLAGKFFVSKQEHSPFDVVAWHGNYVPYKYDLTKFVNVGSISVDHIDPSIFCVITAPSRDPAAPLADFLIFSPRWDVASHTYRPPYYHRNGASELMGLIYGEYAGRSDEFQPGGISFECGFVPHGVAYEEFKAASAQPPPEMQISKGAIAFMMESSRMFTITDWAWNSNKKHEHDPKMWDNLVDNFSTHKEEVERILAEGVKKL, encoded by the exons ATGCCTGAGCCGCTCAAAGACCCGAAAGAATACCAGAACATCTTCCATTGGGCCGAGACCCAGAAAGATGGTTCTATCCCATCGTTTGGTAATAGGAAGAATGATCCATATGAG TATCAATCCGGGTTTGGGAACAGCTTTGAATCAGAGGCCGTACCAG GCACTATCCCAAAGGGCCAGAACAATCCGAGAAGTGTCAGATTTGGTCTGTATGCGGAGCAGATGACTGGTTCTGCATTCGTTGCTCCAAGACACCTGAACAAGAAG GCCTATCTATACAGAGCGCGGCCTGCCGTCGCACATCAAGGATTT ACCGATCTTCCAGACAACCAAGACACCGAATCAAACTTCCTCCCCGTGAACAAGCGAGTTCACGTCTCTCCCACACAGCTAGCCTGGCTCCCATTCGATACCCCTACCGATGGCGATGTTGATTTTATTTCCGGTCTGAAGAGCATCGCTGGCTCTGGCGATCCGACACTCCGAGAGGGTCTGGCGGTACACACATACCTATGCAATGCGAGCATGAACAGGAGGGCGGCTGTTAACTCCGATGGCGACTTCTTGATTGTGCCTCAACTGGGGGCCTTGGATATCCTGACCGAGTTTGGGCCAATGTATGTGCAGCCAGGGGAGATTTGCGTCATCCAGAGGGGGCAGCGATTCAGAGTCAAGGTGGATGGTCCGACCCGGGGATACATTTTGG AAATCTGGGGCTCACAATTCCAGCTTCCTGAGCTGGGTCCATTGGGAGCCAACGGACTTGCCAACGCCCGAGACTTTTTGCACCCGACCGCTAAATACGAGATTGAGCAAGCACCGTGGGAAATCGTCTACAAACTAGCTGGAAAGTTCTTCGTCAGCAAGCAGGAGCATTCGCCATTCGATGTTGTCGCATGGCATGGCAACTACGTTCCGTACAAGTACGACCTGACCAAGTTTGTCAACGTTGGCTCGATCTCAGTCGACCACATTGACCCTTCCATCTTCTGCGTCATCACAGCCCCTTCTCGCGACCCGGCTGCGCCACTTGCAGATTTCCTCATCTTCAGCCCACGATGGGATGTAGCATCTCACA CCTACCGTCCGCCATACTACCACCGTAACGGAGCTTCAGAGCTCATGGGTCTGATCTACGGCGAGTACGCAGGTCGCTCCGATGAATTCCAGCCCGGAGGTATTAGCTTCGAGTGCGGTTTCGTGCCTCACGGTGTTGCCTACGAAGAG TTCAAAGCAGCAAGCGCACAGCCGCCGCCTGAAATGCAAATCTCAAAGGGTGCTATTGCGTTTATGATGGAGAGTTCGAGGATGTTCACCATCACCGATTGGGCGTGGAACAGCAACAAGAAGCATGAGCATGATCCAAAGATGTG GGACAATCTGGTTGACAACTTTTCGACGCACAAGGAAGAAGTTGAGAGGATTTTGGCAGAGGGCGTGAAGAAGCTGTAG